The sequence below is a genomic window from Lentimicrobium saccharophilum.
AATACCATCCTGCTGCAGGGACCATATCTTTACATGTCCCGGTTGATAAAGATGCTTAAACATTATGAACAAACCGGGAAAACCGACTCCATCTAAGCTAACCGGACTGTTTTTCGGATCCTTTAACCCCATTCACTTCGGGCATCTGTGTATCGCTGAATTTATGGTTGAATTCGGCGGATTGAAAGAAGTATGGTTTATTGTGTCACCTCACAATCCGCTGAAAGACAAGGCAACCCTTCTTTCGGACCAGTACCGCCTCGAAATGGTGGAAGCAGCCATTGAAAATGATGAGCGTTTCAGGGTCTCGGATATCGAATTCCGGATGCCCAGGCCATCCTACACCATTGATACCCTTGCCAGATTGAGCGAGCAACACCCCGACCGGCAGTTCGTGCTGATTGCAGGGACAGATGTCCTGCCTTCATTTCATAAGTGGAAAAATTACGAACAGCTGCTCGATCAATACCGCCTGATGATTTATCCCAGGCATGGAGATGAGGACCACCCCCTGCTCAGCCACCCTTCGATAACAGTGGTGAACGCTCCCCGCATCGAAATATCGGCAAGTTTTATCCGCGAAGCAATCAAAAACGGTAAAAACATCCGGTATTTCCTCCCGGATAAGGTTATGAAAATCATTGAGAAAATGGGATTCTATCTTCGTTAGCTTTCGCAGCAACGCCTGATGAAATCATGCAGGGCGGGAAACACCTTTTCAGGGGCTTCAAGAAAGCCCATGTGGCCAACATTATCAAGTAACATAACCTGAACATTTCGTCCCAGCATTGCCTGGGCCATCACCTTATTGTAAGGCATCCGGCTGTCGTTTTTACCAATTACAAAGTAAAGGGGCATTTCTGTCTGAATCAGGAAATCGAGGCTGCCTGTCCGGAGTTTCATCCCCTCGAGCGATGCGATAATCGACCTGGGAGGGGTGGCAGCCGCGCGGTTCGTTAGAATTTCTATTTCCCCTGAGAGTCTTTCCCTGTTTTCATTGGCGAAAAGGTCCGGTATAAACTGGTGGATGAATCCGGTATGATTTAGTTTAACTATATTTATAGTCCGGCTGCGGTTTTCCTTTGCCACTTCATCGTCGGGTGCAAGATGCGAATGTAACAGTACCATTCCTTTAACATGATTTCCAGAAGTGGCAGCCAGCTCTGCAGCAACATAACCGCCCATACTGTGTCCGCAGAGTACAAAATCGTCAACGCCTTCGTATCTGAGAATTGCCGATACCGCGGCCGCCATATCCGGCATGGTGTGTACCTCGCCCAGCATACCACTCCGGCCATGTCCCGGCAGGTCAATCATCAATACACTGAATTCCTTTTCAAGTACCGCAGCAAGCCCGCTCCAGATCTCCGCCGATTCCATAAAACCGTGCAACAGCACAACCCAAGGCCCTTTCCCGGTTTTCCGGTAAAATAACGGGGTGTTTCGATAAGTAATTGATTCCGACATTTTAATTTTTGAAGATTATAAGATGGCAGTCCCGGCCGGTTGAAATTTCCCGCCTTCAGGCCGGGACTGAATAAATGAAAAATGTTTGAAACAGGTCTTTTACTTTTTCATAATGGCTTCAATTTCGGCAACCGTTTTAGGTATCGGCCTGCCGAGCACCCGGTTACCGGTTTCAGTCACCAGCACATCGTCTTCGATACGGATGCCACCAAAGTCCTTATATGTTTCAACCTTTTCGTAGTTGATAAATTCCGTGAACTTACCTTCGGCTTTCCACTGGTCAATCAGGGCAGGGATAAAGTAGATGCCCGGCTCCACGGTAAGCACAAAGCCCGGTTGCAGG
It includes:
- the nadD gene encoding nicotinate (nicotinamide) nucleotide adenylyltransferase is translated as MNKPGKPTPSKLTGLFFGSFNPIHFGHLCIAEFMVEFGGLKEVWFIVSPHNPLKDKATLLSDQYRLEMVEAAIENDERFRVSDIEFRMPRPSYTIDTLARLSEQHPDRQFVLIAGTDVLPSFHKWKNYEQLLDQYRLMIYPRHGDEDHPLLSHPSITVVNAPRIEISASFIREAIKNGKNIRYFLPDKVMKIIEKMGFYLR
- a CDS encoding alpha/beta fold hydrolase; protein product: MSESITYRNTPLFYRKTGKGPWVVLLHGFMESAEIWSGLAAVLEKEFSVLMIDLPGHGRSGMLGEVHTMPDMAAAVSAILRYEGVDDFVLCGHSMGGYVAAELAATSGNHVKGMVLLHSHLAPDDEVAKENRSRTINIVKLNHTGFIHQFIPDLFANENRERLSGEIEILTNRAAATPPRSIIASLEGMKLRTGSLDFLIQTEMPLYFVIGKNDSRMPYNKVMAQAMLGRNVQVMLLDNVGHMGFLEAPEKVFPALHDFIRRCCES